In Terriglobales bacterium, the following are encoded in one genomic region:
- a CDS encoding TonB family protein, with translation MFEDSLVESSGRIKTKRGVTTFLSFALQILLLGVLVLIPLIYTEALPKQQLMTFLVAPPPPPPPPPPPPAAPVHVVKVQTEIVNNQLRAPTKIPKKVEMLKEDEAPPPSIGVVGGVPGGVAGGAAGGVLGGIIGSSLPPPKVAAPQKVRVSSGVVAGNKISGPNPVYPAIAKTARIQGQVVLQAEISKGGTIQNLHAVSGPPMLYQSAIDAVRQWRYKPYILNGEPVEVETTIQVNFTLNGG, from the coding sequence GTCGAATCTTCGGGACGAATCAAAACCAAGCGTGGAGTGACAACTTTCTTGTCATTCGCTTTGCAGATCCTGCTGCTTGGTGTTCTGGTCCTGATCCCGCTCATCTACACGGAGGCGCTGCCGAAACAGCAGCTCATGACGTTCCTGGTTGCGCCGCCGCCACCGCCGCCACCGCCGCCACCGCCGCCCGCAGCTCCGGTACATGTGGTGAAGGTGCAGACGGAAATTGTCAACAATCAGCTCCGCGCCCCAACCAAGATTCCCAAAAAAGTCGAAATGCTCAAGGAAGACGAAGCCCCACCGCCGAGTATCGGCGTAGTAGGCGGAGTTCCGGGCGGCGTTGCTGGTGGAGCAGCAGGCGGCGTACTTGGCGGAATTATTGGATCGTCATTGCCTCCTCCGAAGGTCGCCGCGCCACAAAAGGTAAGGGTGTCATCCGGTGTAGTCGCGGGTAATAAGATTTCCGGACCGAATCCGGTGTATCCAGCGATTGCCAAGACGGCTCGCATTCAAGGCCAAGTCGTGCTGCAGGCTGAAATCAGCAAGGGTGGAACGATTCAGAACCTGCACGCGGTAAGCGGACCCCCGATGCTGTACCAATCCGCGATCGACGCGGTTCGGCAGTGGCGCTACAAGCCGTACATTTTGAACGGCGAGCCGGTGGAAGTGGAAACCACCATTCAGGTGAATTTCACGCTGAACGGTGGATAG